A stretch of DNA from Oncorhynchus keta strain PuntledgeMale-10-30-2019 chromosome 17, Oket_V2, whole genome shotgun sequence:
GATGTGCACAGGGTGTTTGCAGTAGATGCTCTTGCCTCATCTCACCCCCTGTCCTCCAGAGAGGAGGACATCCAGAAGCCTGAGCAAATCAGTGAACTGTTTGATGCCATCTCTTACAGCAAGGTAAGTGTTTTCTCTGCCATGATCTTTGAAGAACAAATAACATGTCAACTTAAATAAAATCATAAAATGTGACTAATTGTGTTGCAGACATTAAATATCTATCCTTGATTGATATACATTTGTTTTAGTTGTAGCTATATTATGTATCGTCATTTGAATTTTGTGGCGTCCACAGGGAGCATCAGTGTTGAGAATGCTCTCGGATTTCCTGTCTGAAGAGGTCTTCTCCACAGGACtcagtgtatgtacagtatattatcatATTATTAATATAATCCTGAGTAACACTGTACTGCAGGTGGTAGAACAAAAATGGTTGTCTCTGGCTGTCATAAGAGAAGAGTAAGTACAGGGTAGATATAGTAAAATGCATCTATAAGTCCAAAGCAATTATGTATGTTTATTGTGTTGCTGAATAACCTTTCTGTATATTCTTTCCCCTATTCTCCCAGACATACTTGAACAAGTTCGCCtatggtaacacagtgtatactGACCTCTGGGATCACCTCCAAATGGGAAGTTCTCTCTATTATTACATAATCAAACGCTGaaacagtatatatacacacatacataccacacacacacagtaccagtcaaaagtttggacacacctactcattcaagggtttttctttatttttactattttctacattgtagaataatagtgaagacatcaaaaatatgaaataacacatatggaatcatgtagtaaaacaaaaagtgttaaacaaatcaaaagtatattttaaattcttcaaagtagccacccttcgccttgatgacagcttggcacactcttggcattctctcaacaagcttcacctggaatgatcatctgatcattccaggtcatctgatgcagcactccatcactctccttcttggtcaaatagcccttacacagcctggaggtgtgttgggtcatcgtcctgttgaaaaacaaatgatagtcaaactgagcgcaaaccagatgggatggtgtatcgctgcagaatgctgtggtagccatgctggttaagtgcgccatgaattctaaataaatcactgacagtgtcaccagtaatgcacccccacaccatcacactggtctaatgtccattgctcgtgtttcttggcccaagcaaatatCTTCTATTTggtttagtagtggtttctttgcagcaattcgaccatgaaggcttgattcacacagtctcctctgaacagttgatgttgagatgcgtctgttacttgaactctgtgaagcatttatttgggctgcaatctgggaggtgcaattaactctaatgaacttatcctctgcagcagaggtaactctgggccttcctttcctgtggcgaacATCAtaagtcagtttcatcatagtccttgatggtttttgcgactgcacttaaagaaactttaagttcttgaaattttccggattgactgaccttcatgtcttaaagtaatgatggactgtcgtcttttaccaaatagggtcatcttctgtataccacccctaccttgtcacaacacaactgattggctcaaatgcattaaggaaagaaattccacaaattaacttttaacaaggcacacttgttaattgaaattcattccaggtgactacctcatgaagctggttgaaagaatgcaaagtttgtacaaagctgtcatcaagacaaagagtggctactttgaatctcaaaaatattatattttaaattggttaacacttttttggtgttCACTTttttgaaataacacatgattccatgtgttatttcgatgtcttcactattattctacaatatagaacatagtaacaataaagaaaaaccttggattgagttggtgtgtccacacttttgactggtactgtatatatttgttttaacCTTAACGTTTCTTCCCTTCCCGTCTCTAGGCAGTAAATTCCACTGGCACGTCACTTCCCACAGGCCAAACTGTGCACAGCATCATGAACCGCTGGGTCCTTCAGATGGGCTTCCCAGTGGTCACCATAAACACAACCACTGGACTGATCAACCAGCAGCACTTCCTTCTGGACCCTTCCACTGCAGGGAGTGTACCACCATCTGACTTCAAGTAAGTCGGAATGTAAATGACAAATAATTGCAAACTAAGTTGAGGATTAAACAAATGCTAACACTTTACTATAGGAGGGTATACATAAAACCTTTCTGAACCAGTCATGACACCTTTATGAGTGTCTCAGTATCATTCATAACAACCTTAATACTAATTTAAAAAACTGTATAGCGCGCAATAACTTAATGATAATGTCTTTCCCCAGTTATGAGTGGATAGTACCAATCAGGTGGATGAACACAGGAGTTGTACAGCAACAGACATGGCTAGAGGACAGAACTGGTATGCATTACAACCACTGACGATGTGGGAACCTGTCAAATGTATTGTGGTATATTTAACGTAATTAACAGTTCACAGATGGAGATGAGCAAAAGCTAGGGATTAAAGTACAGCCAAGAGAATCTTATCAAAGAGCATTATTTAGATATATGATGATTTGGAAACTGACATGTTGCTTTTGTCCCTAAATATTAAGCTAATAAGCCTGAAATGATAGTCACTGGGAACAACTGGATACTGGCCAACCTTAACGTCTCTGGATACTATAGAGTTAACTATGATAACAACAACTGGGAACGTCTCCTCGGTGTACTGAGCAGCCATCACGAGGTCAGACATGGATGAAAACAACCGATTCTCCAAATAAACGTCAAATTACACAAAATACAGAAACAGAAATGCTAATGTTGATGGTAATGTTTTTGCATAGTCTATTCCAGTTATCAACAGAGCTCAATTGGTGGATGATGCTTTTAACCTTGCAAGGTGAGTACATAGTTGACTCTATGCGTGATTTAAATAGTAATACTTGGCATTTGGTTCATAATAGTAGGCCTAGAAGGATTCTCAATTCATTTGTATATTTTCTCTGTCAAGGGCAAAATATATCAACACAACATTAGCGTTGCGAACAACGAAGTATCTCAGAAGTGAAAGGGAATATATGCCGTGGGAGTCAGCTCTTGACAACTTGGACTTTTTCTACCTCATGTTTGATCGGAGTGAAATCTATGGGGATATGCAGGTTGGTTTATTATCTAGAAAAGCAATGCTAAAAAATAAAAAGCATGTTACAAATAATATTATGGGCTGTATACTAAACAAAATAGTATTGGAAATGATACTTTTTCTCATGTTTGTTTTGATCTTTTAGACTTACCTAAAATATCAAATAGAACCACTTTTTAAGCACTTTGGGAATATCACTGGAAACTGGACAGAAGTACCCACTGGACATATGGACCAGTGAGTAGATCAATAGCCTTACATTTCTTGATTATAATATAATTTTTGCTTTTACCCAGCCATGTCCAAACAAAAGTATCCTTTTCACAATATCACTATTTGAAGGCCAAGACAATCCCCTTACTCTACTCTCCCTTTACTTGTATTTTTCCACCCTCAGGTACAACCAGGTGAATGCCATCAGGGTGGCCTGCAGCACTGGTATGGAAGAGTGCCAGACTCTGACTAAAGGCTGGTACAGTCAGTGGATGAAAGACTCTGCAAACAATCCGTGAGTTCAGTAGGATTTGAATGCAATTCAGATTCATTTCTGAATAcccttacagatgtaggatcttaatctgagccagttttctacagtaggaaaataatcctgcagcaaaaggAAATGTAAATTATTATGTATATTAcaatttttgtaggggttgatacatttttcctAAGGGAAAATGACACCTGAAATGTCAAAATGGAAATTACAAATGTCAGAAGCATTTAGTGTTTTAAGTGTAAATTATTAAATGTTTTAATTATAATTTGTTTTTTCTTCATTACAAagtaagatcctacacctgtaacAGTAAATATCAAAATGTTGAGTACCACACAGAATGATAGATGCtgaaatatttatatattttatatcctATCAGGATACACCCCAACTTGAGGACGACAGTGTACTGCAGTGCTATTGCTGCAGGGGGGGCTGCGGAGTGGGAATTTGGTTGGGATCAGTTCAAGGCTGCCACCATCGCTATTGAGGCAGACAAGCTTCGATCTGCCCTGGCCTGTACCAAGCAGCCCTGGCTACTCAACAAGTGAGTTCAAGTTTATCCAGGCCAGACTAAATATAGTAATGTTAACCTGAAATTGCAATCTGTTGTTTGCCCTCTTGTAAGTGTCAGAGCAGCAAAGCATTGATTCTCTGCCTGGCATCAAAAGGAGACCTATTAAAACAAAGCTTGAAAGAGCCTTGTGTGTCTGACATGAATATGAGGTGCTTCAATGCCTCATATTGTCTTTGTACCTCCATGCCACATTTAGGTACCTGGAATACACCCTGGACGCAAACCAAATTCGCAAGCAGGATGCTACCTCTACCATTGTTTACATTGCAAGTAACGTGGTGGGCCAGTCTCTGGCCTGGGACTTTATGAGAGACCGATGGAATTACATCTTTACTCAGTGAGTTTGAGCTTTTAAACACATATTGTTTTGATTGTTTCATTTACAAAGTAATTATTTGTCACACTGATATATGATCTAACTCTTCACGAGATGCTGTTCTTTAGCCTTACTTCTTATTCTGTCATAGGTACGGTGGTGGATCTTTCTCCTTCTCCAATCTCATCAATGGTGTGACCAAGAGGTTCTCAACAGAATTTGAGCTCAAACAGGTAAAATAAAAGTTTAGGGGATTTTTCAGCACGTACTGCTCAACATGTTTGTATTGGAATACTATGTGGACCCTGAATATTGAGGTTTCTTCACAATATAAGTTCATGTTTCTCTTCGCTGTCACAGCTTAAGCAATTCCAGGCGGACAACTCTGAGGTTGGCTTTGGCTCAGGTACCTTGGCAGTTTCACAGTCCATTGAGAGGACAACAGCTAACATCAAATGGGTGGCGGAGAACAAGGACTCAGTGCACACATGGTTTACAACAGAGGTTCCTAAAGAATAAGGGTCACATGGAGAAACAAACACCTATCCAAAAGCTATGTTCCCGGTTTTTACGAGAGTTTTATGTCTCTTTAACGGTTAAAGGACCATTTTGATTCTACAGCTATCCTGCCGTTTAATCAGAAATACTATGTATGAATTGAAATGTGCTTTTTCTAACAAAGACTAAAGACATTTTGATACATGCTTGCATCCTGAATACCTTTTTGGGGAAGTTTATTTTTTATCATAGTATATTTTGCTTAAGTCAGTATTTGTAGATATTTGAAGACAGTAACTATCTACAATGCTGATTTGTTATAAAACACTGGTTTATTGTTGTGGAAATAATACACTTGTTTTACACTGCATCTTTTATGTAATTTTGCTTCTTTTGGGCTTTTACATTACTGGAAATAAACGGTTCTCCTTATAACAAGGTAATACATCATTCTATGATAATCAGAGGACATTCTGAAATAGTCACTGGACAAACATTTGATTACAGTAGATATGGTGTCAAGTGCATCTAAGTACAGTGTAACACGTATTGTAATTactcattacaacactgtactcACAGCAAAAactctaaaccctaaccttagctcTAACCTAAGTAGAGTGTTTACAATACTTGTTACACTGTAATTACAGAAATAGTAACAGAAAGTGTAAAAAAAAAGTCAAATTCAATGGGCCTAGAAGTATTTTGCACTTTTCCTACAAAACTATTGTATGTGTCACGCTGGTATGAAGGATCGAGAGAccggcgcaggaatgcgtaatattttttttgtgtgttatttttttaaatgttccaaATTACGGCGTGCGGGacaagacccgtaatcatctgcacaatacaAGCAGCATGAAAGTCAAAACAACAAGGCCCAGGTACTCACACAACCAACGGACATTGGAACACTAATCAACAGCCCAATGGTGAACCAAAGGGAACATTTATACAATCAGGGAAATtgggaccaggtgtgcgtaatgacacAGTTCCCGAGGGATCCGTGACAATATGTCTGTCATacccagggttggggagtaacatgtaagggattacaaaaaacaGTAACTGCAATCTGTTACGTTTCCAACagaaaatattgtaatcagattatagatacttttgaaaaactagatgattacgtcgaggattacttttaaattcagaaaggatgtttgtggaaaaaaatctttgacacttctctgttttctcaatgacattcaaatcatcATTGAAAAAAGGAGCAAGTTTTAGTTTGTTCCAACTGAGCGAATCTGACCacaaatcagagaccactatgatgacacaccaaatgtgtttgatggatcacgGAAAAAGAGCATGAATATGCTTTTTAGGCTACAGTCCAAACAtttcttccaatggtgcgactgctgtcggcatccaaagattaacCAACTTGAATAAGCGCTTGGAGGTAatgatgacagcagtggtgtagtctacggcgatacagataTCACTTACTATTGATATC
This window harbors:
- the anpepb.1 gene encoding alanyl (membrane) aminopeptidase b, tandem duplicate 1 — translated: MGGGFYISKFVGVVGIVFGAGAVATIIALAVVYSQEVAKNEAVSPTNGGSTIKPPVTTPGGSTVKPQITTPVIPTTAPSNEPWDKYRLPDTLKPDHYNLTLWPRLTVNAQGLYIFTGKSYVVFQCVKETDLILIHSNKLNYTKWDDDHLAKLSALGSTPAPTIKKSWLQPTTQFLVLELNGKLAVGESYQLDTVFVGELADDLGGFYRSVYTEEGEEKVVATTQMQPTDARKAFPCFDEPAMKAIFHITLLHPPMTVALSNGMEHAPVAVDEVGPEGPVSVWRTSFDETKKMSTYLLAFIVSDYDYINSTNDNVLIRIYARKKAIADGQGEYALNKTGPILKFFEKYYNSTYPLPKSDQIALPDFNAGAMENWGLITYRETALLYDPKMSSNSNKERIATIIAHELAHMWFGNLVTLRWWNDLWLNEGFASYVEYLGANEAEPDWNIKDLIVLGDVHRVFAVDALASSHPLSSREEDIQKPEQISELFDAISYSKGASVLRMLSDFLSEEVFSTGLSTYLNKFAYGNTVYTDLWDHLQMGINSTGTSLPTGQTVHSIMNRWVLQMGFPVVTINTTTGLINQQHFLLDPSTAGSVPPSDFNYEWIVPIRWMNTGVVQQQTWLEDRTANKPEMIVTGNNWILANLNVSGYYRVNYDNNNWERLLGVLSSHHESIPVINRAQLVDDAFNLARAKYINTTLALRTTKYLRSEREYMPWESALDNLDFFYLMFDRSEIYGDMQTYLKYQIEPLFKHFGNITGNWTEVPTGHMDQYNQVNAIRVACSTGMEECQTLTKGWYSQWMKDSANNPIHPNLRTTVYCSAIAAGGAAEWEFGWDQFKAATIAIEADKLRSALACTKQPWLLNKYLEYTLDANQIRKQDATSTIVYIASNVVGQSLAWDFMRDRWNYIFTQYGGGSFSFSNLINGVTKRFSTEFELKQLKQFQADNSEVGFGSGTLAVSQSIERTTANIKWVAENKDSVHTWFTTEVPKE